A genome region from Cucurbita pepo subsp. pepo cultivar mu-cu-16 chromosome LG02, ASM280686v2, whole genome shotgun sequence includes the following:
- the LOC111788311 gene encoding transcription factor HY5-like isoform X1, which translates to MQERTAAVASAGRTRSSSERSSSSAFLLDVKEDIGVGSDEEETSRVPQICGNSASAAGGTSASGKAPASDGVRSRGRSSADKESKRLKRLLRNRVSAQQARERKKAYLGDLEIRAANLLKRNSELEENLSTLQNENQMLRHILKNTTTNKRSDGDTANANQAV; encoded by the exons ATGCAGGAACGAACCGCCGCCGTCGCCTCCGCCGGTCGTACGCGATCGAGCAGCGAAAGATCGTCGAGTTCCGCGTTTCTACTTGATGTTAAAGAAG ATATAGGAGTGGGAAGTGATGAGGAGGAGACAAGCAGAGTGCCGCAGATCTGCGGCAACTCTGCCTCTGCAGCCGGCGGCACTTCAGCGTCTGGTAAAGCCCCTGCATCAGATGGCGTAAGGAGCAGAGGACGAAGCTCCGCTGACAAAGAAAGTAAAAGGCTTAAGAG ATTGTTAAGAAACAGAGTTTCAGCACAGCAAGCAAGGGAGAGGAAAAAGGCGTATTTGGGCGACTTGGAAATTCGAGCAGCAAACTTGTTGAAAAGGAACTCCGAGCTTGAAGAGAATCTGTCCACGTTACAAAATGAGAATCAGATGCTTAGACAC ATACTAAAGAACACAACAACCAACAAGAGAAGTGATGGGGACACTGCTAATGCAAACCAGGCTGTATAG
- the LOC111788087 gene encoding uncharacterized protein LOC111788087 (The sequence of the model RefSeq protein was modified relative to this genomic sequence to represent the inferred CDS: added 75 bases not found in genome assembly) encodes MQDLRAKIRITVLIAATVWISIAATYGILKPISNGCIMTYMYPTYIPISSPVGLSSEKYGLHLYHEGWKKIDFKEHLKKLNGVPVLLIPGNGGSYKQVRSLAAESDRAYQGGPLEQSFYQEANIDRVEGEAGTSLAGLQLPDHYTRRLDWFVVDLEGEHSAMDGGILEEHAEYVVHAIHRILDQYKESFNARAKEGAADSGSLPRSVILVGHSIGGFVARAAVVHPRLRKSAVETVLTLSSPHQSPPLALQPSLGRYFTRVNEEWRKGYEVQITRSGYFASDPLLSHVVVVSISGGYHDYQVRSKLESLDGIVPPTHGFMISSTGVKNVWLSMEHLAILWCNQLVVQVSHSLLSLVDSTTGQPYLAPRERLSILTRMLHSGIPQSFNWRTQSHSSQQFAHFSAKKVENASGSAVLSPYACPKNIHWNDDGLERDLYIQTSTVSVLAMDGRRRWLDLEKLGSNGKSHFIFVTNLLPCSGVRLHLWPEKGKSAGLSLSERVFEVTSKMVQIPSGPAPRQIEPGSQTEQAPPSAVLMLGPEDMRGFKFLTISVAPRPTVSGRPPPAISMAVGQFFNPDAGMVEISPWSMLLSNYYNDDIFMKENHSLVLNLSFPISLGLLPVTLQLETTGCGIKNSGLPDDEVGGIENNRLCRLRCFPPVALAWDDISGLHIFPNLQTETILVDSSPALWSSSAGSEKTTVLLLVDPHCSYKPSVIVSLSAAAGRFLLLYNSQIVGLCIVVTFFALMRQAQAWNQDFPVPSMLTSIESNLRIPFPLFYFVFVPVLLSLFLSLVTSQPLPPLPIFTTVSVICYLLANAAVITVVLVSQLIFYVMAVVHVFIKTRWQLWERNAGFLAVVRVLVDPLLATALSAITLACFIHPAMGLFLLLAFHAFCCHNALSSHVRSQKLLGGNDSQQFKLPLPDKSNLKELIEDLSISPGPSKSFGETQLEIFHHCHGLLILHLLAAIMFAPSLLAWLQRIGTNHSFPWLLDSFLCTGVILHGVCNSKPDFNSYLFSLFGLSRIEIRLDIIYLAAGYYTYMCSLALAPYKAFYAMATIGAISFTSRVLQSRTREKGEPHVGGRKHSHRH; translated from the exons TATGGAATTCTAAAACCAATTTCTAATGGTTGTATTATGACGTACATGTATCCAACATATATTCCAATTTCTTCACCGGTGGGCTTATCGTCAGAAAAATATGGGTTGCATTTGTATCACGAAGGATGGAAAAAGATTGATTTCAAGGAGCATCTTAAGAAACTTAATGGTGTTCCCGTCCTTCTCATTCCAGGAAATGGAGGTAGCTACAAGCAG GTGCGATCCTTGGCGGCAGAATCCGATAGGGCTTATCAAGGAGGCCCTCTCGAGCAGAGTTTTTATCAGGAGGCTAACATAGATAGGGTGGAGGGTGAGGCAGGCACTAGTTTGGCTGGCCTTCAGTTGCCAGACCACTACACGCGTAGGCTGGATTGGTTTGTAGTGGATCTTGAAGGTGAACATTCTGCAATGGATGGAGGGATACTTGAAGAACATGCAGAATATGTAGTACACGCCATCCACAGG ATATTAGATCAATATAAAGAATCTTTTAATGCCCGAGCAAAAGAAGGTGCTGCTGACTCTGGAAGTTTGCCTAGAAGTGTGATATTGGTTGGCCATTCTATTGGTGGGTTTGTTGCTAGAGCTGCAGTCGTGCATCCTAGACTTAGAAAATCAGCCGTTGAAACAGTTCTTACACTTTCTAGCCCTCACCA ATCTCCTCCTCTAGCCCTGCAGCCATCTTTGGGTCGGTACTTCACTCGTGTAAATGAGGAATGGAGGAAGGGCTATGAGGTTCAAATTACTCGAAGTGGATATTTTGCATCTGATCCTCTACTTTCACATGTTGTGGTAGTTTCAATTTCTGGGGGTTATCATGATTACCAG GTAAGGTCAAAATTAGAATCCTTGGATGGGATTGTTCCTCCTACACATGGCTTTATGATCAGCAGTACAGGTGTTAAAAATGTGTGGTTATCAATGGAACATCTGGCAATTTTGTGGTGTAATCAATTAGTTGTACAG GTGTCACACAGCCTTCTTAGTTTGGTGGACTCCACTACAGGCCAACCGTATTTGGCCCCTCGAGAAAGACTCTCTATATTGACAAGAATGCTGCATAGTGGAATACCCCAGAGTTTCAATTGGAGGACCCAATCACACAGTTCTCAACAATTTGCCCACTTTTCTGCTAAAAAAGTGGAAAATGCATCTG GATCTGCAGTTCTATCTCCGTATGCTTGTCCCAAAAACATTCATTGGAATGATGATGGGCTAGAGAGGGACCTATATATTCAAACGAGTACTGTCTCTGTTCTAGCCATGGATGGTCGCAGGCGGTGGTTGGACTTGGAGAAACTG GGGTCAAACGGCAAAAGCCACTTTATATTTGTAACGAACCTGTTACCATGTTCTGGGGTCAGGCTTCATCTTTGGCCCGAAAAGGGGAAGTCTGCTGGCTTATCTTTGAGTGAAAGGGTTTTTGAAGTGACCTCAAAGATGGTGCAAATTCCTTCAGGACCAGCACCGAGACAG ATTGAACCTGGAAGTCAGACTGAGCAAGCGCCTCCTTCTGCTGTACTTATGTTGGGACCTGAGGATATGCGTGGCTTCAAATTTCTTACAATTTCAGTTGCGCCTCGACCG ACTGTTTCAGGCAGACCTCCACCTGCAATTTCCATGGCAGTTGGGCAATTCTTTAATCCTGATGCAGGGATGGTGGAAATCTCACCTTGGTCAATGCTTCTTTCCAATTACTATAATGAT GACATATTTATGAAGGAGAATCATTCTCTGGTGCTGAACTTATCATTCCCCATTAGCTTAGGACTTCTTCCAGTTACCTTGCAACTTGAAACCACAGGCTGTGGGATTAAGAATTCTGGACTTCCAGATGATGAAGTTGGTGGTATTGAAAACAATA GACTGTGTAGATTGCGTTGTTTTCCACCAGTAGCACTTGCTTGGGATGATATATCTGGGCTTCACATTTTCCCGAATCTTCAGACTGAAACAATTCTTGTTGATTCCTCACCAGCACTCTGGAGTTCTAGTGCAGGATCTGAGAAAACAACCGTTCTATTGTTG GTAGATCCTCACTGTTCATATAAACCAAGCGTTATTGTCTCTCTCAGTGCAGCTGCTGGCAGATTTTTGCTTTTATATAATTCACAG ATAGTTGGTTTATGTATTGTTGTTACTTTTTTTGCATTGATGCGACAAGCGCAAGCATGGAATCAAGATTTTCCTGTACCTTCAATGCTGACATCTATAGAATCCAACTTGAGAATACCATtcccattattttatttcgtcTTTGTACCCGTTTTACTATCTTTGTTCCTTTCACTTGTAACTTCTCAACCACTACCTCCTCTGCCTATCTTCACCACAGTCTCAGTGATCTGTTATTTGTTAGCAAATGCTGCTGTCATTACTGTGGTTTTGGTATCCCAGCTGATATTCTATGTGATGGCGGTTGTGCATGTTTTCATCAAGACAAG GTGGCAATTGTGGGAAAGAAATGCCGGCTTTTTAGCG GTTGTAAGGGTATTGGTCGATCCGTTACTGGCTACTGCTCTTTCTGCTATTACCTTGGCATGTTTTATTCATCCAGCAATGGGATTGTTTTTGCTACTCGCTTTCCATGCTTTCTGTTGCCACAATGCGCTATCCAG CCATGTGCGAAGCCAAAAATTACTTGGTGGAAATGATTCTCAACAATTTAAACTTCCATTGCCCGACAAATCGAACTTGAAGGAGTTGATTGAAGACCTTTCCATCAGTCCTGGCCCTTCAAAAAGTTTTGGGGAAACACAATTGGAGATATTTCATCATTGTCATGGCTTATTGATCTTGCATCTTCTCGCAGCAATTATGTTTGCACCTTCACTGCTCGCTTGGTTACAG AGAATAGGGACAAATCATAGCTTTCCATGGTTGCTGGATTCTTTTCTTTGCACTGGAGTTATCCTCCACGGTGTCTGTAATTCAAAACCCGATTTCAATTCCTATTTATTCTCCCTCTTTGGTCTGTCACGGATCGAAATCAGACTAGACATCATCTATCTAGCTGCTGGATATTATACCTATATGTGTAGCCTGGCTTTGGCTCCATATAAAGCCTTTTACGCCATGGCCACGATCGGAGCCATTTCGTTTACCTCGAGAGTTTTACAAAGTAGAACCAGGGAGAAGGGAGAGCCCCATGTCGGCGGTCGAAAGCACTCTCACCGACATTGA
- the LOC111788328 gene encoding cytochrome b-c1 complex subunit 7-2 encodes MASFLQSLIDPKKNWFARQHMKALTQRLRNYGLRYDDLYDPYYDIDVKEALNRLPREIVDARNQRLKRAMDLSMKHQYLPENLQAMQTPFRSYLQEMLALVKKERAEREALGALPLYQRTIP; translated from the exons ATGGCTTCTTTTCTGCAGTCGCTCATTGACCCAAAGAAGAACTGGTTCGCTCGTCAACACATGAAAGCGCTCACCCAGCGCCTCCGTaattatg gaCTTCGGTACGACGATCTGTACGATCCGTATTACGATATTGATGTGAAGGAGGCTTTGAATCGACTTCCTAGGGAGATTGTGGATGCGCGCAATCAGCGTCTGAAGCGGGCCATGGACCTTTCCATGAAGCATCAGTATCTTCCTGAGAATCTACAG GCCATGCAAACACCATTCAGGAGCTATCTCCAGGAAATGCTGGCACTT GTAAAGAAGGAGAGAGCAGAACGCGAGGCTTTGGGAGCATTGCCTCTTTACCAGCGCACCATTCCTTAA
- the LOC111788242 gene encoding U-box domain-containing protein 1-like yields MSVASFQSSSSMRSMSVATAHKNITQCVADARSDAHDVQGKALKDLVAITQVSPLYRNLLAQVDGSIPILIALSKSSSSTVQSLSLSILFNLSLNNDMKKLLASMETIYHLNTLISLGSPETVKLASSLICSLAMLDKNKAKFGVAGTIQLLVRALTVPSVPAAHHLLCSLAELGQFHGNCTVAVRSGAISVLVDVVESTSGEDLAGTALVVLGLLARFEEGLRALIKIDRIVYSMVNVLKGRCMLSKEGATEILLRLFDESEGCLRDALRFPEFLGVVADLSVRGSTKARERATLLMNKITNNDLETYSNADSVYSPWY; encoded by the coding sequence ATGTCAGTTGCATCTTTCCAATCATCATCGTCCATGAGGTCGATGAGTGTTGCAACTGCACATAAGAATATAACCCAGTGTGTAGCCGATGCTCGGTCGGATGCTCATGACGTTCAGGGAAAGGCTCTTAAAGACTTGGTTGCCATTACCCAGGTTAGTCCCCTATACAGGAACTTGCTTGCACAAGTAGATGGATCAATTCCAATTCTTATTGCTCTCTCCAAATCATCTTCCTCCACTGTCCAATCCCTTTCACTGTCTATTCTCTTCAATCTATCTCTGAATAATGACATGAAAAAGCTTCTTGCATCAATGGAAACCATTTACCATCTCAATACGCTCATATCCTTGGGCTCGCCCGAGACCGTCAAGTTAGCGTCCTCATTGATTTGTAGTCTTGCAATGCTAGACAAGAACAAGGCTAAGTTTGGGGTAGCAGGTACCATACAGTTGTTGGTTAGAGCACTTACTGTCCCTAGTGTTCCTGCTGCTCATCACCTTCTCTGTTCTCTAGCTGAACTAGGCCAGTTTCATGGAAACTGCACCGTGGCTGTTCGATCAGGAGCCATATCGGTTCTTGTCGACGTAGTGGAGAGTACCAGTGGAGAGGATCTCGCTGGCACTGCTCTTGTTGTTCTCGGTCTCTTGGCTAGATTCGAGGAGGGGTTGAGGGCTTTGATAAAAATCGATCGGATCGTTTATTCAATGGTCAATGTGTTAAAAGGGAGGTGTATGTTGAGTAAAGAAGGTGCAACCGAGATCCTTTTGCGATTGTTCGACGAAAGCGAAGGTTGTTTGAGAGACGCATTGAGGTTCCCGGAGTTTCTAGGCGTCGTTGCAGATCTTTCTGTGAGAGGATCCACAAAAGCTAGAGAAAGAGCTACTCTACTTATGAATAAGATCACGAATAATGACTTGGAGACGTATTCAAATGCCGACTCGGTGTATTCGCCATGGTATTGA
- the LOC111788189 gene encoding uncharacterized protein LOC111788189, whose translation MIMAYKHSHRLMFVCRVIHLNITRCAALYSNPMLYHCTEDSFDDQERLPADWYEKAFPKIKKLSSSLKNVDLIDGRLVNVNDDSTILDERIEQRMRIFKSLVRVFIGSPSVQRRVTEMAASTATNWQPQACFRNSSEREPMVVDSLTKVSNFLNVSAQQRKLVRHTICPQATQHHIWTGALDHVLKELKMELDPRAHHSPNEGIKMGQQIVSSCLNFLNDATNSNTHITSWMRPAPLQRNVDSSTSPKWEDMLEMFTDLIGTLKDEKGLHQYVTKLEVMKEGLTQIRDVLTDKSIGFKEAKHQESLVQKKLSKTLGHSSRCLFTLLLYYLFGHFRDVEVDLCGGLLKAAEKEKYLVFMGRILSCDEERVVWNGVRQLDRAMGLFKFVWETAGMKGDLVLQGHLFCVGAEDSRQLSYKGNVYLLHQISL comes from the exons ATGATTATGGCGTATAAGCATTCTCATAGGTTGATGTTCGTCTGTCGCGTAATTCATCTCAACATAACGAGATGCGCTGCGTTGTATTCAAATCCGATGCTATATCACTGCACAGAGGACTCCTTCGACGATCAAGAGCGGCTGCCAGCCGATTGGTACGAGAAGGCATTTccgaagattaaaaaattgagcAGCTCATTGAAGAATGTGGATTTGATCGATGGGCGACTTGTTAATGTTAACGACGATTCAACCATTTTGGACGAGCGAATTGAACAGAGAATGCGTATTTTTAAGTCCCTTGTAAGAGTCTTCATTGGTTCTCCATCGGTTCAGAGGAGAGTAACGGAAATGGCTGCATCGACTGCTACAAATTGGCAGCCTCAGGCATGTTTCAGAAACTCAAGCGAAAGAGAGCCAATGGTTGTTGATTCACTCACCAAGGTTAGCAACTTCCTCAACGTGTCTGCCCAACAAAGGAAGCTTGTGCGCCACACCATATGCCCACAG GCTACACAACATCACATTTGGACTGGTGCATTGGATCATGTGCTGAAAGAGTTAAAAATGGAGCTGGATCCACGGGCTCATCACTCACCCAACGAAGGGATCAAAATGGGGCAGCAAATAGTTTCAAGTTGCCTAAACTTCTTGAATGATGCCACCAATTCAAATACTCACATCACTTCATGGATGCGGCCAGCTCCATTGCAACGCAACGTCGATTCATCGACATCACCAAAATGGGAAGACATGCTCGAGATGTTCACCGATCTAATCGGCACGCTGAAAGACGAAAAGGGTTTGCATCAATATGTGACAAAGCTAGAGGTGATGAAGGAGGGGCTTACACAGATCCGAGACGTGCTAACCGATAAGAGCATTGGATTCAAGGAAGCAAAGCATCAAGAAAGCCTGGTGCAGAAGAAGCTTTCAAAGACGCTGGGCCACTCATCCAGGTGCTTGTTCACTCTCTTACTTTACTATCTTTTTGGGCATTTTAGGGATGTAGAAGTGGACCTTTGTGGTGGGTTGTTGAAGGCTGCTGAGAAGGAGAAGTATTTGGTGTTCATGGGGAGGATCTTGAGCTGTGATGAGGAGAGGGTTGTTTGGAATGGGGTGAGGCAGCTTGATAGAGCAATGGggctttttaaatttgtttggGAAACGGCTGGAATGAAGGGGGATTTGGTGTTGCAAGGCCATTTGTTTTGTGTTGGAGCTGAGGATAGTAGGCAGCTTAGTTATAAAggaaatgtttatttattgcaTCAGAtcagtttataa
- the LOC111788311 gene encoding transcription factor HY5-like isoform X2, whose product MQERTAAVASAGRTRSSSERSSSSAFLLDVKEGVGSDEEETSRVPQICGNSASAAGGTSASGKAPASDGVRSRGRSSADKESKRLKRLLRNRVSAQQARERKKAYLGDLEIRAANLLKRNSELEENLSTLQNENQMLRHILKNTTTNKRSDGDTANANQAV is encoded by the exons ATGCAGGAACGAACCGCCGCCGTCGCCTCCGCCGGTCGTACGCGATCGAGCAGCGAAAGATCGTCGAGTTCCGCGTTTCTACTTGATGTTAAAGAAG GAGTGGGAAGTGATGAGGAGGAGACAAGCAGAGTGCCGCAGATCTGCGGCAACTCTGCCTCTGCAGCCGGCGGCACTTCAGCGTCTGGTAAAGCCCCTGCATCAGATGGCGTAAGGAGCAGAGGACGAAGCTCCGCTGACAAAGAAAGTAAAAGGCTTAAGAG ATTGTTAAGAAACAGAGTTTCAGCACAGCAAGCAAGGGAGAGGAAAAAGGCGTATTTGGGCGACTTGGAAATTCGAGCAGCAAACTTGTTGAAAAGGAACTCCGAGCTTGAAGAGAATCTGTCCACGTTACAAAATGAGAATCAGATGCTTAGACAC ATACTAAAGAACACAACAACCAACAAGAGAAGTGATGGGGACACTGCTAATGCAAACCAGGCTGTATAG